One window of the Tissierella sp. genome contains the following:
- a CDS encoding SAP domain-containing protein codes for MSFFNLFKGKSKPVKSEVTSAQNRVQSGVIKQPKANISSFIKVTTEIIPSVAEEIVPAEKRMQTAIASKHGLYPHEVLVLDYASSYYMGGNSFQGFWWYRYGVRDVDKYLLSLLDRGFLEVGDLQNAIEKENATVIKDELRKHGLKVSGRKDELVKRLMEEISHEELNTRFAKRTYQLTELGKQALEEEGYVPYIHRHTLEDLDIWSLNKIIHEPPYMPYRDKIWGYLNKRSMEHFAARDFGLYRNCRYHMSTFLVEENKIHDALGMLSEVVFYDLSGLGNGYDPQFLDIYAHNFFPYKESTVTMAPGITSAVIHCQNELDLSDEELRTAMLGQMNHLSVPFHLFTPEECVDIVLMESHEDIETLTKMYAKAKRRFKQKFPDIKC; via the coding sequence ATGTCATTTTTTAACCTTTTTAAAGGAAAATCGAAACCAGTTAAAAGTGAAGTAACATCTGCACAGAATAGGGTACAGTCCGGAGTTATAAAACAGCCAAAAGCAAATATATCATCGTTCATAAAGGTGACTACTGAAATAATACCATCCGTTGCAGAAGAAATTGTTCCAGCCGAAAAGAGAATGCAAACTGCAATTGCTAGCAAGCATGGCTTATATCCACACGAGGTACTGGTTCTCGATTATGCCAGTTCATATTATATGGGAGGTAATTCCTTTCAAGGCTTTTGGTGGTACAGGTATGGTGTGAGGGATGTCGACAAATATCTTCTTTCCCTGCTTGATCGAGGATTTCTGGAAGTTGGAGATTTACAGAATGCTATTGAAAAAGAAAATGCCACAGTTATAAAGGATGAATTGAGGAAACACGGACTTAAAGTGAGCGGTAGAAAAGATGAATTGGTAAAGCGGCTAATGGAAGAGATATCCCATGAAGAACTAAACACCCGTTTCGCTAAAAGAACATACCAGTTAACTGAGCTCGGAAAGCAAGCACTTGAAGAAGAAGGTTATGTACCATACATACACCGTCATACGCTTGAAGATCTAGATATATGGTCACTCAACAAAATAATTCATGAACCACCATATATGCCCTATCGGGATAAGATATGGGGTTATCTTAATAAACGAAGCATGGAGCATTTTGCAGCTCGTGACTTTGGCTTATACAGAAACTGTAGGTATCATATGTCAACTTTTCTGGTAGAAGAAAATAAGATACACGATGCGCTGGGTATGTTATCAGAAGTCGTATTCTATGATTTAAGCGGTCTTGGTAATGGCTACGATCCGCAGTTTCTTGATATATACGCACATAACTTTTTCCCTTACAAAGAATCTACAGTTACAATGGCGCCAGGTATCACAAGTGCGGTTATCCATTGTCAGAATGAACTTGATTTATCGGACGAAGAACTAAGAACAGCAATGCTTGGCCAAATGAACCACTTGAGTGTACCATTTCATCTTTTTACACCGGAAGAATGTGTTGACATTGTTTTAATGGAAAGCCATGAAGATATTGAAACATTGACCAAAATGTATGCCAAAGCAAAACGGCGATTTAAGCAGAAATTTCCGGACATTAAGTGTTGA
- a CDS encoding SEC-C metal-binding domain-containing protein codes for MGKVKTPHVITPKIRELCRFISEHEPVFVTVIDESSSIINECFQNVDTYIKEHGGQRVLGWSIWQRANVLIEAEAHAIWKSPTGEMFDITPHINNETSILFLLDNQMTYSGYCIPNIRKALTSSPLVAEFIGLFNERDRIASESLQNTFSLPADMVKRMIEIEQVLNQRVGRNDPCPCQSGLKYKKCCWKYDT; via the coding sequence ATGGGTAAAGTGAAAACTCCACATGTAATTACACCAAAGATAAGAGAATTATGTCGATTCATATCTGAGCATGAACCTGTATTTGTTACGGTTATCGATGAATCAAGTAGCATTATCAACGAGTGTTTTCAAAATGTTGACACATATATAAAAGAGCACGGTGGTCAAAGAGTTCTCGGCTGGAGCATTTGGCAAAGGGCGAATGTCCTAATTGAAGCAGAGGCTCATGCTATATGGAAATCTCCCACAGGTGAAATGTTTGATATTACTCCACATATAAATAATGAAACATCAATACTGTTTTTACTTGACAATCAAATGACTTATAGCGGGTATTGTATACCTAATATCCGTAAAGCACTGACCTCATCACCGCTAGTGGCTGAGTTTATCGGTTTGTTTAATGAACGTGATCGAATAGCATCAGAGTCACTACAAAATACATTTTCATTACCGGCTGATATGGTCAAAAGGATGATTGAAATAGAACAAGTTCTTAACCAGCGAGTTGGCCGCAATGATCCGTGTCCATGCCAATCAGGATTAAAGTATAAAAAGTGCTGCTGGAAGTACGATACATAA
- a CDS encoding GNAT family protein, whose protein sequence is MRIKKENIIIRSASVDDAIQLNKWWNDGEVMEHAGFSKGLGQSLEETIDEIGNWEGKLSQLCIIEIDGKLVGELSYRIKGDGAAYPGWKICDSGYQNQGYDPQIIKLLFEFLFIDENINSKFPIDRIIWDTMLENKRAQYVYEYKIKARKIGIKENSFKVQLGNWRGSVDYEISRGEFLNAR, encoded by the coding sequence ATGAGAATAAAAAAAGAGAATATTATAATTAGAAGTGCTAGTGTAGATGATGCTATTCAATTAAACAAGTGGTGGAATGATGGTGAAGTTATGGAGCATGCAGGATTTTCCAAAGGATTAGGACAATCCTTGGAAGAAACCATAGATGAAATTGGAAACTGGGAAGGAAAATTAAGCCAGCTTTGTATAATTGAAATTGATGGCAAGCTCGTTGGGGAGCTGAGTTATAGAATTAAAGGTGATGGTGCTGCATATCCTGGATGGAAAATATGTGATTCTGGTTATCAAAACCAAGGGTATGATCCACAAATTATTAAACTGTTATTTGAATTTCTATTTATAGATGAAAATATTAATTCTAAATTCCCTATAGATAGAATTATATGGGACACTATGCTTGAGAATAAAAGAGCACAATATGTATATGAATATAAGATTAAGGCAAGAAAGATAGGAATAAAAGAAAACTCCTTTAAAGTCCAGCTTGGTAATTGGCGAGGCTCAGTAGACTATGAAATAAGCAGGGGGGAGTTTTTAAATGCTAGATAA